One Lacticaseibacillus rhamnosus genomic window carries:
- the manA gene encoding mannose-6-phosphate isomerase, class I has protein sequence MTEPLFLKPYFNPKIWGGRKLKTEYGFDIPDGKIGEAWIISGHPHGPATIENGPLKGKTLRQAWHEDPAYFGPQHSQEFPLLVKILDAEASLSVQVHPDDAYAAAHEAKGELGKTECWYILKADPGAYLIYGHHAKTHEQLKEMIEAGDWEHLLRKYPVKTGDFVYVPSGTIHALNKGIVALETQQSSDTTYRLYDYDRTDDQGHKRELHIKQSLDVTTVPFHDPKLHITKENVTGGQITTFVKPPLSPHFAVYRLDVDGTMSFTQQAPYTNVTVLDGTGTFTADGKDYPIKTGDSFLIPNQIKTWQFTGKLAIVTSTPGADA, from the coding sequence TTGACAGAACCATTGTTTTTGAAGCCATATTTTAATCCCAAGATCTGGGGTGGCCGTAAACTTAAGACTGAATACGGGTTTGATATTCCGGACGGCAAAATCGGTGAAGCGTGGATTATTTCCGGACATCCGCATGGACCGGCAACCATCGAAAATGGCCCACTCAAAGGCAAAACCTTGCGTCAAGCCTGGCATGAAGATCCGGCTTACTTTGGCCCGCAACATAGCCAGGAATTTCCGCTACTGGTGAAAATCCTCGATGCTGAAGCCAGTTTGAGTGTTCAGGTACACCCAGACGATGCATATGCAGCCGCGCACGAAGCCAAGGGCGAACTTGGTAAAACTGAATGCTGGTATATTTTGAAAGCGGATCCGGGCGCCTACTTAATTTATGGCCACCACGCCAAAACACATGAACAGCTCAAGGAAATGATCGAAGCTGGCGATTGGGAGCATCTGTTACGCAAATATCCGGTCAAAACCGGCGACTTTGTTTATGTGCCAAGCGGGACGATTCACGCACTTAACAAGGGCATTGTCGCATTGGAAACGCAGCAGAGTTCTGACACGACTTATCGGTTGTACGACTATGATCGAACGGATGATCAAGGACACAAGCGTGAGTTGCATATTAAACAAAGTCTTGATGTGACCACCGTGCCATTCCATGATCCTAAGTTGCACATTACCAAAGAAAATGTCACAGGTGGCCAAATCACTACATTTGTGAAACCACCATTATCACCGCATTTTGCCGTCTATCGGCTCGATGTTGACGGCACTATGTCATTTACCCAGCAGGCACCTTATACCAACGTGACGGTACTTGACGGCACCGGTACCTTTACGGCAGATGGCAAAGATTATCCAATTAAAACCGGCGATAGTTTCTTGATTCCCAATCAAATTAAAACCTGGCAGTTTACCGGTAAACTTGCCATCGTCACCTCAACGCCAGGTGCCGATGCGTAA
- a CDS encoding GntR family transcriptional regulator, which yields MEKVPLTKQLVDQLEAFIKEKLQPNDKLPSERDLSELYHVSRNTVRSALNELFLRGFIYRSTGKGTFVAERFDERTDVSGSYSFTKQMLAMNRQPVTKIQRLEKIAVPPDIAKRMRVDPETPVYVLDRLRIADQLPMMIERSYLPALTVPDLQASDLAKNPLYDWLEQHYGIHIASVDEAFFAGLVSPEDAKQLRVAPASACLNIRRTTFADTGEIVEYTLSVARADQFVYHVHHVNH from the coding sequence ATGGAAAAGGTTCCGTTGACCAAACAACTGGTAGATCAGTTGGAGGCCTTTATCAAAGAAAAACTTCAGCCTAATGACAAGTTGCCGTCCGAGCGGGATCTGAGTGAACTGTATCATGTCAGCCGCAATACGGTTCGGTCCGCGTTGAATGAATTATTTCTGCGCGGGTTCATTTATCGCAGTACCGGCAAAGGCACGTTTGTCGCTGAACGGTTTGACGAACGAACGGATGTAAGCGGATCGTACAGTTTTACCAAACAAATGCTAGCCATGAATCGTCAGCCAGTAACGAAGATTCAACGACTGGAAAAAATCGCGGTACCGCCTGACATTGCCAAACGGATGCGGGTTGATCCAGAGACACCGGTTTATGTTCTTGACCGGCTGCGAATTGCGGATCAGTTGCCGATGATGATTGAGCGTAGTTACTTACCGGCGTTGACGGTGCCGGATCTGCAAGCATCTGATTTAGCCAAAAATCCACTATACGATTGGCTGGAACAACATTATGGCATTCACATTGCGTCAGTTGATGAAGCATTTTTCGCCGGGCTGGTCTCGCCGGAAGATGCCAAACAGCTGCGAGTTGCGCCGGCATCGGCATGCTTAAACATTCGGCGAACGACTTTTGCCGATACTGGGGAAATCGTTGAATATACGTTGAGTGTGGCGCGCGCGGATCAATTTGTTTATCACGTTCATCATGTGAATCACTAG
- a CDS encoding SIS domain-containing protein yields the protein MFEKTTEELTKMGAQITTAEIKQQPELWQEAFANYTRDKEKITAFLKQVTAAANGQTVRVIFTGAGSSQYVGDTVTPYLRAHGDRSKFEFESIASTDIVSAPYDFLEADTPTILVSFARSGNSPESLKTVELAEQVVHNLHQISITCAPEGQLAKKSATEDKTLLLLQPAGSNDKGFAMTGSFSCMTLSALLVFDTASDDDKRQWVQAIAAMGKEVVAREAEIQAVLDQDFERIVYLGSGSLGGLTRETRLKVLELTAGQYATMFDTSMGFRHGPKSFVNDKTLLFDLVSNNAYTRQYDIDVLEEVKDDKIAPSVMAVGTKQDQNFSGDGFYFENGLKDLPEGYQALPDVMFAQTVALLASIKVGNLPDTPSPTGTVNRVVKGVILHDYSGQE from the coding sequence TTGTTCGAAAAAACGACAGAAGAATTAACGAAAATGGGTGCTCAGATTACCACGGCTGAGATCAAGCAGCAGCCGGAACTGTGGCAAGAAGCGTTTGCTAATTATACGCGTGACAAGGAAAAGATTACGGCTTTCTTGAAGCAGGTAACCGCTGCTGCAAATGGTCAGACCGTCCGGGTTATTTTCACCGGTGCCGGCAGTTCTCAATATGTGGGTGATACCGTTACACCGTACTTACGGGCGCATGGTGATCGCAGCAAGTTTGAATTTGAATCCATTGCTTCCACCGATATCGTTTCTGCACCTTATGACTTTTTGGAAGCCGATACCCCGACGATTCTGGTTTCGTTTGCTCGGAGCGGGAACTCCCCGGAAAGCCTGAAGACCGTTGAGCTCGCGGAACAAGTTGTGCATAATCTCCATCAGATCAGCATTACCTGTGCTCCTGAAGGCCAATTGGCAAAGAAGTCCGCTACTGAAGATAAGACCTTGTTGCTGTTGCAGCCAGCAGGTTCTAACGATAAAGGCTTTGCCATGACCGGCAGTTTCTCATGCATGACGTTGAGTGCTTTGCTTGTTTTTGACACTGCCAGTGATGATGACAAGCGTCAATGGGTTCAGGCGATCGCCGCGATGGGGAAAGAAGTCGTAGCGCGTGAAGCTGAAATTCAAGCGGTATTGGATCAAGACTTTGAACGGATCGTCTATCTGGGTTCCGGCAGTCTCGGCGGGTTGACGCGTGAAACTCGGTTGAAGGTACTTGAACTCACCGCGGGCCAATACGCAACGATGTTTGACACCTCCATGGGCTTCCGTCACGGACCAAAGAGCTTCGTTAACGACAAGACACTGTTGTTCGACTTGGTTAGCAACAATGCTTATACCCGCCAATATGACATCGACGTGCTTGAAGAAGTCAAAGACGACAAGATTGCCCCTTCTGTCATGGCAGTCGGAACCAAGCAGGATCAAAACTTCTCAGGTGACGGTTTCTACTTTGAAAATGGCCTCAAGGATCTTCCGGAAGGCTACCAAGCATTGCCTGATGTTATGTTTGCGCAGACTGTGGCACTTTTGGCTTCCATCAAGGTCGGCAACTTACCTGATACCCCATCACCGACCGGCACCGTTAATCGCGTGGTAAAAGGGGTTATCCTACACGACTATTCAGGTCAGGAATAA
- the nagA gene encoding N-acetylglucosamine-6-phosphate deacetylase, with protein MSYYIHAAKFFLKHVTEIGGYLEVTDDGQFGQYLPESAKPEGEIVEQPGKLIAPGLVDTHIHGLLGHDVMDNDWDGINTMSQNLLKAGVTSWLPTTLTGSFDQLNDVCKTIAAHAGEESGAKIQGIYFEGPYFTTKHKGAQNPKYFKNPSEKEYDAWQTSANGLLKKIAIAPERDGAVAFTRYATGDGTVVALGHSDATFEQAKACVEAGATVFTHTFNGMSPLSHRAPGMVGAAMYLQGVDDELICDGHHVRPEVATTLIRLKGAEHIALITDCMRAGMMPDGDYVLGEFPVYVKDGMARLKDGDSLAGSVLELKDALTNLLAWNAATPEAIIRMATQTPAASCKIDDQCGSILPGRAADYLVLDADLKLQATYLDGKLAYQAEA; from the coding sequence ATGAGTTATTACATTCACGCCGCAAAATTCTTTCTCAAACATGTGACTGAAATTGGCGGGTATCTAGAAGTGACCGATGATGGCCAGTTTGGTCAATATTTACCTGAAAGTGCCAAACCAGAAGGCGAGATTGTGGAACAGCCAGGCAAGCTAATTGCGCCCGGGTTGGTTGACACCCACATTCATGGCCTTTTGGGACACGATGTCATGGATAACGATTGGGACGGCATCAATACCATGAGCCAGAATCTGCTCAAGGCAGGCGTTACAAGCTGGCTACCCACCACGTTGACCGGGTCCTTCGATCAGCTAAACGATGTCTGCAAAACCATCGCGGCTCATGCAGGCGAAGAATCCGGCGCTAAGATTCAAGGCATTTATTTTGAAGGCCCATACTTCACAACCAAACACAAAGGCGCACAAAACCCGAAGTATTTCAAAAATCCGAGTGAAAAGGAATACGATGCGTGGCAAACTTCGGCCAATGGCTTATTGAAAAAAATCGCCATTGCGCCAGAACGTGACGGTGCAGTTGCGTTTACGCGGTATGCGACCGGAGATGGAACCGTTGTGGCGCTGGGTCATAGTGATGCTACCTTTGAACAGGCAAAAGCTTGTGTTGAAGCGGGTGCCACTGTCTTCACGCATACCTTTAACGGGATGAGCCCACTGAGTCATCGGGCACCCGGGATGGTAGGCGCTGCAATGTACCTACAAGGCGTTGATGACGAGCTGATTTGTGACGGTCATCATGTGCGGCCCGAAGTTGCCACCACGTTAATTCGGCTGAAAGGCGCAGAGCACATTGCTTTGATCACCGATTGCATGCGCGCCGGAATGATGCCTGATGGTGATTATGTACTGGGCGAATTCCCGGTTTACGTCAAAGACGGCATGGCGCGGTTAAAAGATGGCGACAGTTTGGCCGGTTCGGTGTTGGAACTGAAAGATGCCTTGACGAATCTCTTAGCTTGGAACGCAGCCACGCCGGAAGCCATTATCCGCATGGCAACCCAAACTCCGGCTGCTTCCTGCAAGATTGACGATCAATGTGGGAGCATTTTACCGGGTCGAGCTGCTGACTATCTGGTTTTGGATGCTGACTTGAAGCTGCAGGCAACCTATCTCGATGGAAAACTTGCGTATCAAGCAGAGGCATGA
- a CDS encoding glycoside hydrolase family 35 protein: MTTFSIDHEFMLDGKPFKILSGAIHYFRVHPSDWYHSLYNLKALGFNTVETYVPWNLHEYREGEFDFSGILDIERFLKTAEDLGLYAIVRPSPYICAEWEFGGFPAWLLTKKMRLRTDDPAYLAAIDRYYTALMPHLVDHQVTHGGNVIMMQVENEYGSYGEDQDYLAAVAKLMQQHGVDVPLFTSDGPWPATLNAGSMIDAGILATGNFGSAADKNFDRLAAFHQEHGRDWPLMCMEFWDGWFNRWGEPIIRRDPDETAEDLRAVIKRGSVNLYMFHGGTNFGFMNGTSARKDHDLPQVTSYDYDAPLNEQGNPTPKYFAIQKMIHEELPEVQQAKPLVKPTMAPASHPLTAKVSLFAVLDQLAKPIAASYPQTQEFLGQYTGYTLYRTQPLISGTDKGTPAKLRVIDARDRVQAYLDQKWLATQYQEAIGDDILLPEVEGHHQLDLLVENMSRVNYGSKIEAITQFKGIRTGVMVDLHFIKGYQQYPLDLNRASRLTFTEGWQPATPAFYKYTFDLTAPQDTYLDCHGFGKGVMLVNGVNVGRFWEKGPTLSLYVPAGLLHAGKNDVIVFETEGRYAESLKMADHPIFKEP, encoded by the coding sequence GTGACGACCTTTTCGATCGATCATGAATTTATGTTGGATGGGAAGCCGTTCAAGATCCTATCTGGTGCCATTCATTATTTTCGGGTGCATCCGAGTGACTGGTATCACAGCCTGTATAACCTTAAAGCTTTAGGGTTTAACACGGTGGAAACCTATGTGCCGTGGAACTTGCATGAGTATCGTGAAGGCGAGTTTGATTTTAGCGGCATCCTCGATATTGAACGTTTTCTCAAAACTGCCGAAGATCTCGGCTTGTATGCGATTGTGCGGCCGTCTCCTTATATCTGTGCAGAGTGGGAGTTTGGCGGATTTCCGGCATGGCTGTTGACGAAGAAGATGCGTCTGCGTACCGATGATCCAGCTTATTTGGCGGCAATTGACCGTTACTATACCGCATTGATGCCGCATTTAGTTGATCATCAAGTTACCCACGGCGGCAATGTGATCATGATGCAGGTGGAAAACGAGTACGGTTCTTATGGTGAGGATCAGGATTACTTGGCGGCGGTTGCGAAACTGATGCAGCAACACGGAGTTGATGTGCCACTGTTCACTTCAGATGGGCCGTGGCCAGCCACCTTAAACGCCGGGAGTATGATTGATGCCGGCATTCTGGCAACGGGCAACTTCGGCTCGGCTGCCGATAAGAATTTCGATCGGTTAGCCGCTTTTCATCAGGAACACGGTCGCGACTGGCCATTGATGTGCATGGAATTCTGGGATGGCTGGTTTAACCGCTGGGGTGAGCCGATTATCCGCCGCGATCCTGATGAAACCGCGGAAGATCTGCGCGCCGTCATTAAGCGCGGCAGTGTGAATCTCTACATGTTTCATGGTGGGACAAACTTTGGCTTCATGAACGGGACGTCTGCGCGTAAAGACCATGACCTGCCTCAGGTAACGTCTTACGATTACGATGCCCCGCTAAATGAACAAGGCAATCCAACGCCAAAGTACTTTGCCATTCAAAAAATGATCCATGAAGAGCTTCCAGAAGTTCAGCAAGCCAAGCCGCTGGTCAAACCCACGATGGCGCCAGCTTCACACCCGTTAACGGCTAAAGTTTCCTTGTTCGCAGTCTTGGATCAGTTAGCCAAACCGATCGCCGCTTCTTATCCGCAGACGCAAGAATTTCTGGGCCAATATACCGGCTATACCTTGTATCGTACGCAGCCGCTCATTAGTGGCACTGACAAAGGAACACCGGCCAAGTTGCGGGTGATCGATGCCCGTGATCGGGTGCAAGCTTATTTGGATCAAAAATGGCTAGCAACCCAATACCAAGAAGCAATTGGTGATGATATCTTGTTGCCTGAAGTTGAGGGACATCATCAACTTGATTTACTGGTAGAAAACATGAGTCGGGTGAATTACGGATCCAAGATTGAGGCGATCACGCAGTTCAAAGGGATTCGAACCGGTGTCATGGTTGATCTGCACTTCATCAAGGGCTATCAGCAATACCCGCTGGACTTGAATCGCGCTTCTCGGCTTACCTTTACGGAAGGCTGGCAGCCCGCGACCCCAGCGTTTTACAAGTACACGTTTGATTTGACCGCCCCGCAAGATACCTATCTTGATTGTCATGGATTCGGTAAAGGAGTGATGCTGGTTAATGGTGTAAATGTCGGCAGGTTTTGGGAGAAAGGCCCCACGTTGTCACTTTATGTACCGGCAGGACTCCTGCACGCCGGGAAAAATGACGTCATTGTGTTTGAAACCGAAGGCCGCTACGCCGAAAGCTTGAAGATGGCTGACCACCCGATATTTAAGGAACCATGA
- a CDS encoding PTS system mannose/fructose/N-acetylgalactosamine-transporter subunit IIB codes for MAIIAARIDGRLVHGQVANLWTTKLGATRIMVVDEAASKSDIDKSGLRMATPETVRLSVLDVATAANHILNHKYDSQKVFIVAKRPETFLALVEAGVPIKELNVGNMSQTDKTRSITKSINVVDEDIETFKKLDAHGVHLIAQMVPGDAAADFMSLLKKG; via the coding sequence ATGGCTATTATTGCTGCACGGATTGATGGTCGCTTGGTTCATGGTCAGGTTGCCAATCTTTGGACCACCAAACTGGGTGCGACCCGAATTATGGTTGTTGATGAGGCAGCATCCAAGAGCGACATTGATAAAAGCGGGTTGCGGATGGCGACTCCGGAAACGGTACGCTTATCGGTTCTGGATGTCGCAACTGCCGCAAACCATATTTTGAACCACAAGTATGATTCCCAAAAGGTGTTCATTGTCGCAAAACGTCCGGAAACATTCCTTGCTTTAGTCGAGGCAGGTGTACCGATTAAGGAATTGAATGTTGGCAACATGTCCCAGACAGATAAAACCCGCTCCATTACAAAATCGATCAATGTGGTCGATGAAGATATTGAAACGTTCAAGAAACTGGACGCTCACGGTGTTCACTTGATTGCACAAATGGTTCCGGGTGATGCTGCAGCTGACTTTATGTCATTGCTCAAAAAAGGATAG
- a CDS encoding PTS mannose/fructose/sorbose/N-acetylgalactosamine transporter subunit IIC, with amino-acid sequence MIAWWQIVIITLYAGYQILDELQIYSAMSSPVFAGLVAGLVMGDMKAGLLIGASTQLMVLGVGTFGGASKIDANSGTLLATAFSVSSGMKPEAAVAAIAVPVASIMIQTDILARFANTFFAHRIDKMVDEYNYKGIERYFLAGALPWALSRMIPVGLALAFGGGFVTNIAHALNTDWKWLGDGLATAGAVLPAVGFAILLHYLPVKKHFAYLILGFIFTMLFTTLFGNIQTLGTAVAGVAKNFTATFNGLSMLAIALIGFAFAAISYQQSTQLHDSVGGGSEANGGAKAAKKTNDEGEITDDEL; translated from the coding sequence ATGATTGCATGGTGGCAAATAGTGATTATAACATTATACGCAGGTTATCAAATTCTTGATGAACTGCAAATTTATTCAGCCATGAGTTCACCAGTTTTCGCCGGCTTGGTTGCTGGTCTTGTTATGGGTGACATGAAGGCCGGCTTGCTAATCGGTGCATCCACCCAGTTGATGGTTCTAGGGGTTGGTACTTTCGGGGGTGCTTCTAAAATCGATGCAAACTCCGGTACCTTGTTAGCAACTGCTTTCTCTGTTAGTTCCGGTATGAAGCCGGAAGCTGCTGTTGCTGCGATTGCGGTACCAGTTGCTAGTATCATGATTCAAACTGATATTCTTGCTCGTTTTGCGAATACTTTCTTTGCACATCGGATTGATAAAATGGTTGACGAGTATAATTACAAAGGCATCGAACGTTACTTCCTTGCCGGAGCACTTCCTTGGGCTTTGTCACGGATGATTCCAGTTGGGTTGGCGTTGGCCTTTGGTGGCGGTTTTGTTACCAATATTGCCCACGCATTGAACACCGATTGGAAATGGTTAGGCGATGGCTTGGCAACAGCCGGTGCGGTTCTGCCAGCTGTCGGGTTCGCAATCCTGCTCCACTACCTGCCTGTTAAGAAGCATTTTGCTTATCTGATCTTAGGCTTTATCTTCACCATGTTGTTCACCACCTTGTTTGGCAATATTCAGACATTGGGAACGGCAGTCGCTGGTGTGGCTAAGAACTTTACAGCGACATTCAACGGCTTGTCCATGCTCGCAATTGCATTGATTGGATTTGCGTTTGCAGCGATCAGCTACCAGCAGTCAACACAACTGCATGACAGTGTCGGTGGCGGTTCAGAAGCCAATGGTGGTGCTAAAGCAGCAAAGAAGACTAATGATGAGGGGGAAATCACCGATGATGAACTCTAA
- a CDS encoding PTS system mannose/fructose/sorbose family transporter subunit IID, with the protein MMNSNKPAYKLTDKDFRQINRRSLFGFQLGWNYERMQASGYLYTILPQLRKIYGDGTPELKKMMKTHTQFFNTSNFFNTIITGIDLAVEEKEGIAGEETVVGMKTGLMGSFASIGDSIFAALIPAIFGAIAANMAEKGNPVGIFIWIAAQVAVMVFRWKQLRIAYNEGVSLVTTMSHRLAALTNAATIMGVFMVGALVATMINVKFAFAPKIGSVPLNFQNSADMIIPKLLPALIVGAVYWLLGRKHMTSTRAIFIVLIVSVALSALGVIAKG; encoded by the coding sequence ATGATGAACTCTAATAAACCCGCTTACAAATTAACTGACAAAGATTTTCGGCAGATTAACCGTCGTAGCTTGTTCGGCTTCCAGTTGGGTTGGAACTACGAACGGATGCAGGCTTCAGGTTATCTGTACACGATCCTGCCGCAGTTGCGTAAGATTTATGGTGACGGGACGCCGGAACTCAAGAAAATGATGAAGACTCATACGCAGTTCTTCAACACCTCTAACTTCTTCAACACCATTATCACCGGGATTGACTTGGCGGTTGAAGAAAAAGAAGGCATTGCCGGTGAAGAAACCGTTGTTGGTATGAAAACCGGTCTGATGGGCTCCTTTGCTTCCATTGGTGATTCAATCTTTGCTGCTTTGATTCCGGCTATTTTCGGGGCAATTGCTGCGAACATGGCGGAAAAAGGGAACCCAGTCGGCATCTTCATTTGGATTGCGGCCCAAGTTGCCGTTATGGTCTTCCGGTGGAAACAATTACGGATTGCCTATAACGAAGGGGTTTCGTTGGTCACAACCATGTCGCATCGGTTGGCAGCTTTGACCAATGCCGCAACGATCATGGGGGTCTTCATGGTTGGCGCGTTGGTTGCAACCATGATTAATGTGAAGTTTGCGTTTGCACCAAAGATCGGCAGTGTGCCACTGAACTTCCAAAACAGTGCTGACATGATCATTCCTAAGTTACTTCCGGCTTTGATCGTGGGTGCCGTTTATTGGTTGCTTGGCCGTAAGCATATGACGTCAACCCGGGCCATCTTCATTGTGTTGATTGTGTCCGTCGCCTTGTCCGCACTTGGCGTTATTGCAAAAGGCTAA
- a CDS encoding PTS sugar transporter subunit IIA, protein MSKLVLISHGQLCEELKKSAEMIMGPQDDIATVALLPNEGPEDFQAKFKAAIEGEDDVTVLADLKGGTPNNVAARVLAEGGNFDLYAGMNLPMVISFLNAQMLDMKPDLLGDGKAGVVYINDIVKH, encoded by the coding sequence ATGAGTAAGTTAGTTTTGATTAGTCACGGTCAATTATGCGAGGAACTCAAGAAGAGTGCCGAAATGATCATGGGTCCACAAGATGACATTGCCACGGTGGCTTTGTTACCGAATGAAGGCCCGGAAGATTTTCAAGCCAAGTTCAAAGCGGCAATCGAAGGTGAAGATGATGTCACCGTCTTAGCCGATTTGAAAGGCGGCACACCTAATAATGTGGCAGCGCGGGTGTTGGCAGAAGGCGGCAACTTTGATCTCTATGCAGGCATGAACCTGCCAATGGTGATCAGTTTCCTCAACGCCCAGATGCTGGACATGAAGCCGGATCTTTTGGGAGACGGCAAGGCCGGTGTGGTTTATATTAATGATATTGTGAAGCATTAA
- a CDS encoding glycosyltransferase: MNYFVNENIFSMNSGTEFSAAQRVMLFKKNKVPAQIVTRNYNPLMIDDVHRIGLEQKDVVNMYDYFQEILDVAPKDVNVRYTEAIDKYQYHIDGVDPNESKIVYHGKTIGKVNIAPGTVGLVGSIEYYNDMNTVVAKDIWDRRGFKSSTQYFHPDGAFGPQVFYDRAGKPKIEITRMNVNGELRNTMYKLLDYQGRAWRFDTENEMFVFFMNELMLKHPGVLINDRPSLISEVAAVVGARGKWQFLHSAHTYKPEQAGGLRNYVDYLQPLFATHMNDFDGVMVPTVEQKQEIDKFFHFKHVVVVPDSYAEPHKLVPAEKRDRNKIVYLGRVSPEKEPQEAVKIFAKAKKDLPDLHLEFYGYSSDQSLDNSLKELIKKLEIEDAVHFNGYQNNDQLAKKLGDAAAVLSTSSSEAFGMNVLQAMSFGVPVIGYQVKYGMKLVVKEGISGYLVPNGESQQGAKALVKLLTDKDKWVDMLESTYESSQKFNAAAAWQQWQAQQAAVPNVFLK; this comes from the coding sequence TTGAATTATTTTGTGAATGAAAACATATTTTCAATGAACTCAGGTACGGAATTTTCCGCGGCACAACGGGTAATGCTGTTCAAAAAGAATAAAGTGCCGGCGCAGATAGTCACGCGTAATTACAATCCGTTGATGATTGATGATGTTCACCGAATTGGGTTAGAGCAAAAAGATGTTGTCAATATGTATGACTATTTTCAGGAGATACTTGATGTCGCGCCTAAAGATGTTAATGTTCGTTATACTGAAGCTATTGATAAGTATCAATACCACATTGATGGCGTGGATCCAAATGAATCTAAAATTGTTTATCATGGTAAAACGATCGGTAAAGTCAACATTGCGCCAGGTACAGTCGGGCTTGTGGGATCGATTGAATACTACAATGATATGAATACGGTTGTCGCTAAAGACATTTGGGATCGCCGCGGGTTTAAATCGTCAACCCAGTATTTTCATCCTGATGGTGCGTTTGGTCCACAGGTTTTTTACGATCGTGCTGGTAAGCCCAAGATTGAAATTACGCGGATGAATGTGAATGGCGAATTGCGCAACACCATGTACAAGCTGCTTGACTATCAAGGCCGGGCATGGCGCTTTGATACCGAAAATGAAATGTTTGTTTTCTTCATGAATGAACTCATGCTTAAACATCCTGGCGTCTTAATTAACGATCGGCCTTCATTAATTAGTGAAGTTGCCGCAGTTGTTGGCGCACGTGGTAAGTGGCAGTTTCTTCACAGTGCCCATACTTACAAGCCAGAACAAGCAGGTGGATTGCGTAACTATGTCGACTATCTCCAACCGCTATTTGCCACGCACATGAATGACTTTGATGGCGTCATGGTCCCAACTGTGGAGCAAAAGCAAGAAATCGATAAGTTCTTCCACTTTAAGCATGTCGTGGTGGTGCCGGATTCATATGCTGAACCGCATAAACTGGTCCCTGCTGAAAAACGTGATCGCAATAAGATTGTTTATTTGGGTCGAGTTTCACCGGAAAAAGAACCACAAGAAGCCGTTAAGATTTTTGCAAAAGCGAAGAAAGACTTACCAGACTTACATCTTGAGTTTTACGGTTACTCATCTGATCAGTCGCTTGATAATTCACTAAAAGAACTGATTAAAAAACTGGAAATTGAAGACGCCGTTCACTTTAATGGCTACCAAAACAATGACCAGTTGGCAAAAAAGCTTGGAGACGCCGCGGCAGTATTAAGCACCTCTTCTTCAGAAGCATTCGGCATGAATGTGTTGCAGGCGATGAGTTTTGGCGTACCGGTGATCGGCTATCAGGTTAAATATGGCATGAAGTTGGTGGTTAAAGAAGGCATCAGCGGATACTTAGTGCCAAATGGTGAAAGCCAACAAGGTGCCAAGGCGTTGGTTAAGTTGTTGACCGACAAAGATAAGTGGGTCGATATGCTTGAATCAACCTATGAATCATCGCAGAAGTTTAACGCTGCGGCAGCTTGGCAACAGTGGCAGGCTCAACAAGCAGCTGTTCCTAACGTATTCTTAAAGTAG